The following proteins come from a genomic window of Paenibacillus spongiae:
- a CDS encoding phosphotransferase enzyme family protein, translating into MNEELAMLRHAIRDYDLDPAALRIESRLPGIYHSDYHYKIRVEDRCYSARFISNRRYEHDVFVALTDQVLEEQMNYIQFLNGRGIPFMRLQAPSFSKSFAKVSWNGAEYRFLLFEWIEGKHITHCTESVSYQFGQMARKLHDVSIAYPSSLPKDSHRIGSMKMMGILEDAYASSDLSAANRSLLHDYILLAKWHIGSAYSSKLEFMMQSDLNPLNVLWDEEEHIVGIVDFEHIGYTDRIEGLAWLIKWYSRTKGLESHEVSPALAESLLSGYGARDFLGRDERIRLSSLIWLTGCFNWGFVHKTKKILESKEHDRLAEHLAKFRERGLKLSALITV; encoded by the coding sequence ATGAATGAAGAGTTAGCCATGTTGCGCCATGCCATTCGAGATTATGATCTGGATCCGGCGGCGCTTCGAATTGAAAGCCGGTTGCCGGGCATCTATCACAGCGATTATCATTACAAAATACGAGTGGAGGACCGGTGTTACTCGGCACGGTTCATCAGCAACCGCCGATATGAGCATGATGTGTTCGTTGCATTGACGGATCAGGTGTTAGAGGAACAGATGAATTATATCCAGTTTCTGAATGGCCGGGGCATTCCCTTCATGCGTCTCCAAGCGCCGTCATTCTCCAAGTCGTTTGCGAAGGTCAGCTGGAACGGAGCGGAATACCGGTTCTTATTGTTTGAGTGGATCGAAGGCAAGCATATTACCCATTGTACGGAATCGGTTTCTTATCAATTCGGACAGATGGCCAGAAAGCTCCATGATGTATCCATCGCGTATCCGTCTTCACTCCCTAAAGATTCTCACCGAATAGGCAGCATGAAAATGATGGGTATCCTCGAAGACGCGTATGCGTCATCCGACTTATCGGCAGCGAATCGATCCTTGCTCCATGATTACATCCTTCTGGCAAAATGGCATATCGGCAGTGCTTATTCATCCAAGCTCGAATTTATGATGCAGTCGGATTTGAACCCGCTTAATGTTCTGTGGGATGAAGAAGAGCATATCGTCGGCATTGTCGATTTTGAACATATCGGGTATACGGACCGAATCGAAGGCTTGGCATGGCTGATCAAATGGTATTCGCGGACCAAGGGACTCGAATCGCATGAGGTCTCGCCTGCACTCGCCGAAAGTCTGTTATCGGGATATGGTGCGAGGGACTTTCTGGGGCGGGATGAGCGGATCCGGCTGTCTTCCTTAATATGGCTGACGGGCTGCTTCAATTGGGGATTCGTTCATAAAACGAAGAAGATACTGGAGAGCAAGGAGCATGATCGGCTGGCGGAGCATCTGGCCAAATTTCGCGAGCGGGGCCTGAAGCTATCCGCGCTGATTACCGTATAA
- a CDS encoding YnfA family protein, with protein sequence MLSAILLFVVAGLAEIGGGYMVWLWLRESRPLWYGLVGSLILVLYGIIPTLQNFPTFGRVYAAYGGVFVVLAVLWGWGVDKKTPDMYDWIGAAVCVVGVSIMLWAPRN encoded by the coding sequence ATGTTGTCAGCTATTTTGCTTTTCGTAGTTGCGGGACTCGCTGAAATCGGCGGAGGATATATGGTATGGCTCTGGCTCCGGGAGTCCAGACCCTTGTGGTATGGCCTCGTGGGCAGCCTCATCCTTGTTCTGTACGGGATCATTCCGACGCTGCAGAACTTCCCGACCTTTGGCCGCGTCTACGCCGCATATGGGGGCGTATTTGTTGTGCTCGCCGTGCTGTGGGGATGGGGCGTCGATAAGAAGACACCCGACATGTACGATTGGATTGGGGCAGCCGTTTGCGTTGTAGGGGTCTCCATCATGCTCTGGGCGCCAAGAAATTAA
- a CDS encoding GNAT family N-acetyltransferase codes for MSCSIRRPMIKDAEEVVSLSREIADRYHVENADDWVKACEHQDVYKRYFVAVHDQTPGIIGYACVRPDIPRQPGLGKYRLLLGVKPEWRNKGVGHKLLEAISHELHGMQAAAVRVRLAESKDIGFFTKRGFDEYERMLRLQADIAQCDVSGLSSLLDEQASKGIVISTLEAELKYAPDCFRKLYEFEQELFTIWPTIDPVVPMSYEAFRDQLNRLQDVHDGYFIAKDGAAYIGCSYVMRKDSEPYGLVQGLTGVLRRYQRRGIATALKYCTMQYARQHGFHSIETASLSHNEPMLAVQRKAGFTLMEAEVRLEKRLISSE; via the coding sequence GTGAGTTGTTCCATTCGAAGGCCGATGATAAAGGATGCTGAAGAGGTCGTATCCTTGAGCAGGGAAATCGCCGATCGGTATCATGTGGAGAATGCGGATGATTGGGTGAAGGCATGCGAACATCAGGATGTCTACAAACGATATTTCGTTGCGGTGCATGACCAAACGCCCGGAATAATCGGCTATGCCTGCGTTCGTCCCGACATTCCCAGGCAGCCAGGGCTAGGCAAATATCGTCTTCTCCTCGGCGTTAAGCCGGAGTGGCGAAATAAAGGGGTAGGACATAAACTATTGGAAGCGATTTCGCATGAGCTTCACGGCATGCAAGCGGCGGCTGTTCGGGTAAGGTTAGCGGAGAGCAAGGATATCGGCTTCTTCACCAAGCGGGGATTCGACGAATACGAACGGATGTTACGACTGCAGGCGGATATCGCGCAATGCGACGTAAGCGGCTTAAGCTCATTACTCGACGAGCAGGCGTCGAAGGGGATCGTGATCAGCACCCTTGAAGCTGAATTGAAATATGCACCGGACTGCTTCCGGAAGTTATATGAGTTCGAGCAAGAGCTGTTTACGATTTGGCCGACAATAGATCCCGTTGTCCCCATGTCCTACGAGGCGTTTCGAGATCAGCTGAATCGGCTGCAGGACGTACATGACGGGTATTTCATCGCCAAAGATGGCGCCGCTTATATTGGATGCAGCTATGTCATGAGAAAGGATTCGGAGCCCTATGGTTTGGTGCAAGGACTGACAGGCGTTCTGCGGCGTTATCAAAGGCGCGGCATTGCGACAGCGTTGAAATATTGTACGATGCAATATGCACGGCAGCACGGCTTTCATTCGATCGAAACCGCAAGCTTAAGTCATAACGAACCTATGCTGGCCGTACAGCGTAAAGCAGGATTCACCCTAATGGAAGCCGAAGTTCGATTAGAAAAGCGATTGATCAGCAGCGAATGA
- a CDS encoding metal ABC transporter permease, which produces MISILSHNAQWVLFSTLILGMAAGIMGCFAYWKRQSLMSDALSHAALPGVIIGFALMGVKNLPVMIAGAAASALLGALLIQWIRSSTRVKEDAAMGIILSVFFGLGIMLLTFVNRTAGGSQSGLDSFIFGQAASMVRKDVITMAVIALLVLLVAVIGFKEWKLFLFDSSFAKGLGLSSRLMSSIYMAVLVLVIVVGIQAVGVILMSALLIIPAVSARYWTQSFKWMVVLSALFGGGAGMMGTLISTFGKGWPTGPFIVIAASSMFVISLAFGARKGLLVVFLQQRAQKKRLLQPNASAARVLERG; this is translated from the coding sequence ATGATCTCGATTTTGTCGCACAATGCGCAGTGGGTGCTGTTCAGTACGCTCATCTTGGGCATGGCGGCCGGCATTATGGGCTGCTTCGCCTATTGGAAGCGGCAAAGCCTGATGAGTGACGCCTTGTCCCATGCGGCGCTGCCGGGCGTTATTATCGGCTTCGCCTTGATGGGCGTCAAGAATTTGCCTGTCATGATCGCCGGAGCCGCCGCGAGCGCCTTGCTCGGGGCGCTGCTGATTCAATGGATCCGATCGTCCACCCGGGTCAAGGAGGATGCGGCCATGGGCATAATTTTATCCGTTTTCTTCGGGCTTGGCATTATGCTGCTTACGTTCGTCAACCGAACGGCCGGCGGCAGCCAAAGCGGGCTCGACAGCTTTATCTTCGGTCAGGCCGCTTCCATGGTCCGCAAGGATGTCATTACGATGGCGGTTATCGCCTTGCTGGTGCTGCTGGTTGCCGTCATCGGCTTTAAGGAATGGAAGCTGTTCCTGTTCGATTCGAGCTTCGCCAAGGGGCTCGGCCTATCAAGCCGGCTGATGAGCAGCATCTACATGGCCGTCTTGGTGCTTGTCATTGTGGTCGGCATTCAAGCCGTCGGCGTCATTCTCATGTCGGCGCTTCTGATCATACCTGCCGTCAGCGCGCGTTATTGGACGCAGTCCTTCAAGTGGATGGTCGTCCTGTCCGCCTTGTTCGGGGGCGGAGCCGGAATGATGGGCACCCTGATCAGCACATTCGGCAAGGGATGGCCGACAGGGCCGTTCATCGTCATCGCCGCCTCCTCCATGTTCGTCATCTCCCTCGCCTTCGGAGCGCGCAAGGGATTGCTGGTGGTCTTCCTGCAGCAGCGCGCGCAGAAGAAACGGCTGCTCCAGCCGAATGCCTCCGCTGCCCGCGTATTGGAAAGGGGCTGA
- a CDS encoding metal ABC transporter solute-binding protein, Zn/Mn family gives MAFVLAASLVLTACSSDQDPAASESSEGKINIVTTIAQIAEPISVIGGDKVHVRSLMGPGVDPHLYTATQGDIKKLEGSDMIFYSGLHLEANMVKVFEEIGKNKPVLAIGDTLAKDSLLKDQAGATDPHIWFDIDLWKQALEAAVEELKQYSKENADYFESNKTKYFQQLDDLKKDAKDKLSQIPEEKRVLVTAHDAFGYFGRMQGIQVVGLQGLSTEDEIGLSDIEDTIDILVKHNVPAVFVESSINPASINAVIEGAKKQDLDVKLGGELYSDAMGDAGTDEGTYLGMYRHNVDTIYKALSGKGE, from the coding sequence ATGGCATTCGTGCTTGCCGCATCGCTCGTGTTAACGGCATGTTCATCCGATCAGGATCCTGCGGCAAGCGAATCGTCGGAAGGAAAAATTAATATCGTGACGACGATCGCGCAAATCGCGGAGCCGATATCCGTGATCGGCGGGGACAAGGTGCATGTCCGGAGCTTAATGGGGCCGGGGGTCGATCCGCACTTATATACGGCTACGCAAGGGGATATTAAGAAGCTTGAGGGCAGCGACATGATCTTTTACAGCGGGCTGCATCTTGAGGCGAACATGGTCAAGGTATTCGAGGAAATCGGCAAGAACAAGCCTGTCCTGGCGATCGGGGATACGCTTGCGAAGGATAGCCTGCTGAAGGATCAGGCAGGGGCGACGGATCCGCATATCTGGTTCGATATCGATCTGTGGAAGCAGGCGCTAGAAGCGGCAGTTGAGGAATTGAAGCAATATTCCAAGGAGAACGCGGATTACTTTGAATCGAATAAGACGAAGTACTTTCAGCAGCTGGACGATTTGAAGAAGGATGCGAAGGACAAATTATCGCAAATTCCGGAAGAGAAACGGGTGCTTGTCACGGCGCATGACGCCTTCGGCTACTTCGGCCGCATGCAGGGCATTCAAGTGGTAGGCTTGCAGGGATTGAGCACGGAAGACGAGATCGGCTTGTCCGATATCGAGGACACGATCGATATTTTGGTGAAGCACAACGTACCGGCGGTATTCGTGGAAAGCAGCATCAACCCGGCTTCCATTAACGCCGTCATCGAAGGCGCCAAGAAACAAGACCTCGATGTGAAGCTGGGCGGCGAGCTGTATTCGGATGCGATGGGTGACGCGGGAACGGATGAAGGCACGTATCTCGGCATGTATCGTCACAATGTAGATACGATATACAAAGCTTTGAGCGGGAAGGGTGAGTAA
- a CDS encoding APH(3') family aminoglycoside O-phosphotransferase: protein MQIESFTLPNELAVLIREGWEKIHAPYSGASTYRVEQVTGSTGFLEILPIPHREPLAQYSQKLRWLAARLPVPNVIHYSKDERFEYLLMSEIKGIDGSDARFKENPAFIIRKLAQALKQVHAVEINDCPFDCRLHARLNEIVRKVEAGAINKESIEEEFEDRFDHLYQRLISHPYSTEDLVFTHGDYSVPNVIIRGTDISGFIDLADAGVADKYRDLAAIHYSIIRNHGEEWTGLFYEEYGISNVDLEKIRFYDLLDGFSCH, encoded by the coding sequence TTGCAGATTGAATCATTCACACTACCCAATGAGTTAGCCGTTCTGATTCGAGAGGGATGGGAGAAAATTCATGCGCCTTATTCGGGTGCGTCAACCTATCGTGTGGAACAAGTAACGGGATCAACGGGGTTTCTCGAAATCTTGCCGATCCCTCACCGCGAGCCTCTTGCGCAGTACAGCCAGAAGCTGCGTTGGTTAGCGGCCAGGCTGCCTGTTCCGAACGTGATTCACTATTCGAAGGATGAACGATTCGAATACTTATTGATGTCCGAGATAAAGGGGATTGACGGTTCAGACGCCCGTTTCAAAGAGAACCCCGCGTTCATCATACGCAAGCTTGCCCAAGCGTTGAAGCAGGTGCATGCTGTCGAAATCAACGATTGTCCCTTCGATTGCAGGCTTCATGCGCGGTTGAATGAAATCGTACGCAAGGTCGAGGCAGGAGCGATAAATAAGGAGAGCATAGAAGAGGAGTTCGAGGACCGTTTTGATCATCTGTATCAACGGCTGATATCGCACCCCTACTCCACCGAAGACCTTGTTTTCACGCACGGCGATTATTCGGTTCCGAATGTGATCATTCGGGGTACGGACATCAGCGGATTTATCGATCTGGCAGATGCAGGGGTTGCGGATAAGTACAGAGATCTCGCGGCCATTCATTACAGCATCATCCGCAATCACGGCGAAGAGTGGACCGGCCTGTTCTATGAGGAATACGGGATATCCAATGTCGATTTGGAAAAAATCCGGTTTTATGATCTGTTGGACGGCTTTAGTTGTCATTAG
- a CDS encoding metal ABC transporter ATP-binding protein, whose translation MSPVLSVNGLTASYRKNKVLDQVRFEVQPGTMTSIVGPNGAGKSTLLKVMLGLHPSLAGSVYFFGADYNKAKSRIGYVPQRGSVDWDFPTNALDVVMMGLYGQIGWLKWPRRIHREKAMQALSEMGMEDYAGRQISQLSGGQQQRVFLARALVQDAELYFLDEPLAGVDAATERAIMDTLKTLKSRGRTVMVVHHDLQTVEDYFDHVLLLNRTVIAHGSTSETFTKDNIFRTYGGNLRWLGRESG comes from the coding sequence TTGAGTCCTGTATTGAGTGTGAACGGATTAACCGCATCATATCGCAAGAACAAGGTGCTGGATCAAGTCCGTTTTGAAGTTCAACCGGGGACGATGACCAGTATCGTTGGACCTAATGGAGCGGGCAAATCCACTCTCCTGAAGGTGATGCTGGGTTTGCATCCGAGTCTTGCCGGATCGGTCTACTTCTTCGGGGCGGATTATAATAAGGCCAAATCGCGGATCGGCTACGTGCCGCAGCGCGGTTCGGTGGATTGGGACTTTCCGACGAATGCGCTCGATGTCGTAATGATGGGATTATACGGGCAGATCGGTTGGCTGAAATGGCCGCGCCGCATTCATCGGGAGAAGGCGATGCAGGCGCTCTCCGAGATGGGCATGGAGGACTACGCGGGACGGCAAATCAGCCAGCTATCCGGCGGGCAGCAGCAGCGGGTATTTCTCGCCCGTGCGCTTGTCCAGGATGCCGAGCTGTATTTCTTGGATGAACCGCTGGCAGGCGTGGATGCGGCTACGGAACGGGCGATCATGGATACGCTGAAAACATTGAAGAGCAGGGGCAGAACCGTCATGGTCGTCCATCACGACCTGCAGACGGTCGAAGATTACTTCGATCATGTCCTGCTGTTGAACCGGACGGTCATCGCGCACGGTTCGACGAGCGAGACCTTTACGAAGGATAATATATTCCGGACGTACGGCGGCAATCTCCGATGGCTGGGGAGGGAGTCCGGATGA